The following DNA comes from Lates calcarifer isolate ASB-BC8 linkage group LG2, TLL_Latcal_v3, whole genome shotgun sequence.
TATTCTTGgaatatttatatgtattttttacagGCTTTGTATAGAAAAACACCTAAAGCTTAAGTGGCAGGCATGTACCACTTTCACGTGTTCAAATCAAATCTATATCTAGAACAGTATGTGTACTGTATTTAAATCCCACCCTTGCACATGAATCTTTACCCTCCAACAGGCACATCAAATGTTTGCAGTGAGCAATACCCAGTGGTATGAGAATTATATTTCAGTCTATTTCAACAGCTTGAGTAGTATTTCCAGTTTTGTATAAAAGTGTACTCTTTCCTGATTACCTCTTGTTAATAAATCTATTCTTTCTCAGGGGGAGAAGTGTCTTGAAGGCTgccaaatgtttgttttacaccgTATTAGCCCACAAACTTTGTGGTTATGGTTATGGTTGAAGATCAAAGGGGTTTCGGTGGaacgggggtgggggggtgtatTAAGTAGCCGTTATAAAATCAAGTCAAAAGGAGTCATGTGACACCCTCACAACCTGCCGGAGGGAGCGAAGAAAAATATGGCGCTCAGGGTCGTTTGGTTCATTTCCACCGTTTTTAGTTTTGTTCATTTGACACCTTTAATTTCACTCGAAGGTGAGTAAACACTTACGCAGTGTGTTGGTTGTTTTGTATGCGTTAGTTTTCGTTAAATGGAAAATGTCGTCGTTTTCTCAATGTCTCGCTGATATATCAAGTCTATATATAGACTTAAGAGCAGACTGTTCAACAGGTTTGATACTTTGCAGCTTAAATGGTTGCCAGTGTATTAATGACCAGAGtaagatatatatgtatatatttatcttAAGCAGTGGCAGAAATATTTAACTCCTTTAAACTTCAGTAGCAAAATACTCCACGATGAGAAAAAGTCCTGCATTAAGAATGTCAGGCTGAGTTACTAAATTAAAAGTTCGTATTAAAAATACTATCAAAAGTGTAGAAAAAGACGCCTATTAGAGTTAtatgttattatcattattgtatTATATGTGTTATTATAGCATCATTATTGATACTTTATTAAagtatcaataataataatgctacaGTAAAATCATGCATGCTCATTAAAGCAGATTTTATGATTTAACTGTCTACCTGAAGGGAATTTGAATTACACAGGAAATAAGGAGCCTGAAATGGAAAGACCCCTAGTAATGTACAAGTACTTCATATTTGCACCTAAGAGTTGGCTAAATGTTACATTTCCCCATTGATCATAAATAATGACAACTTCACGACTAAATTTGAAAGTTTGAAAAGTTGATTATTAGGCTGCTTTATTTACTGATCATTCTGTGTCCCAACAGAGGAATATCAGTTCAAACAGTGGATGTCACAGGTATGTATGTGATGATGACAatgttaatgaaagaaaatttaCAGTCTTATAATGTGCTTTATTCTGAGTACCTCCTTGACAACTTTTTAAGAACAAATTCCTTCCTTTGTGTGTCCTGTATCTGTCTTTTATTGGACAGCACAACAAGGTTTATGATGCTGAGCAGTATTACCACCGGTTCCAGACCTTCACTGAGAACAAGAGAATAATTGATCGTCATAATGCTGGGAATCACTCCTTCACAAGTACAGTTCCCATCCAACTCCTGTCTATAATAACGTTTAATGTATACATTATTACCTCAAAAGATGAACTACCAAtgttaaaattatgtttatcaTATGATTAGTTTATGAAAGACATGCAGTTTTTACACAGCTGTTCATTTTCACATCTAGTGGGCCTGAATCAGTTCTCGGACATGACATTTGAAGAATTCAGGAAATCCTTCCTTTTGACAGAGCCACAGGTATaatgcattttacatttcatctcATGCAGTTGGTGCTTTTACTGTAtacctgtgtttgtttcccagTTTCCCAGTACCATCTCATGATTCTGGTCTCCTGCAGAATTGCTCAGTTACTAAAGGGCGACATGTCTGCAGGAACGGTCCTTTACCCAAGTTTGTGGACTGGAGGACGAAAGGCAACTTTGTGACTCCGGTGAAGGATCAGGTATCCTGATTAGCTTAAAATAGTACTCCAACAATTTAGCATTGCTCTTCTAGAAAGTTTGGGAACATGTGGCAGATTGAAAGAAAAATCTACATAGGTGTAGCAGTGACCAAGATATATTTCTTGCTGTGGATCCTATACTTCCCATCATGCAACAAAAAGTATTGTGAATGCACATCTTTTTATTTCCCCAATTCTTTCTGCACCTTTGTAACACAGGAGACATTATACAGctttaacacaaataaacataaatgaattATCAGTTGTTTGAGtcgtgttgtgtttgtgtcttaagGGTCGCTGTGGAAGCTGCTGGACTTTCTCCACCACTGGTTGTTTGGAGTCAGTGAACGCTATCGCAACTGGGAAGCTAATACCTCTGGTGAGATTTGTCTGAATAATACTTACTGATACTCAACTCATTCATCTAATAGATAATGAGGGCATGGGCAAATGAGCTCATCAGACAGATCTCACATCTGGCCTCTCACATCAGGCCTGTGCTCCACATAAAATGCACAATGAAGTctctttatttccatttcagtctgagcagcagctgataGACTGTTCCAGACACTTCAACAATTATGGATGCCTGGGGTAAGTTAGACGTTaataggttttatttttatagctaCAACCTATAGGTTACACACTAGAAGTACTTGTGTTTAAGGCTCCATTCAGTTGTAGAAATAACTGATCGCTCTAAAGTGAGTTAACAAAACAACCTGGTTTGTTTCAGGGGGCTCCCCAGCCAGGCGTTTGAGTACATCAAATACAACAAAGGTCTTATGACAGAGGAGGACTATCCTTACAAAGGCTTTGTATGACTTTAATTGAGTAAAGTCtcagtttaattttttctttttaataaaaaaaaaatcttgataaATCCATTGtgtacttcctgttttaggATGACACCTGCCATTTTGAGCCTGCGCTTGCAGCTGCTTTTGTCCTGGATGTTGTCAACATAACAAGTGTGAGTTAAGATGTTAAGTTACATTGTACGGACCTCCTTTGAGAAATTACTGCCGGCTCACAGAGTTTCAGTTAACCATGTGATTGCTGGTAACCTGATAAGAGGAAGACACCACCATGTTAACTTTAGCTCCTAACCACATCttactgttcatttcctgtATGTTTGTCCATCCGCAGAATGACGAAAAGGCCATGGTTGATGCCGTGGCCCGGCTCAATCCTGTGACCTTCAGCTTTGATGTCACAGATGAATTCATGCATTACAGAGAAGGTGTTTACTACAGGTGAGACGAGGACGTTGATAACTCTGACTAACTCAAATAGTAGTACACAATATTTACTGTTACCCATAAACAATGTGTGGTCACAAATGTTCAGAGGACAGTGGCCATCTTGTCTCTGTCCTTTTTGCactattaaatatttataatacaATAATTGGGTGCTTgtgaaaaaaaacccttaaTGGATGGTTGTAAGTTGGATCAAATATTTGAGACTTTTGTCAAACTTTTTAACGTAAAACAGTTACAATGGTAATACTGGTtgcacctctgtctctgtatattCAACAGCCAGTGTAGTGATCAGAGTGAAAGTACTTTGCTACAGAGTACTGCCTGCTCGCTTGGAACATGTCCATCCTAAAGGAGCTATTCATGAGCTGACATGTGATATGATTCTGATTTTTTACAGTGCTTACAGTTACGATGGCTCATGCTTCACTTCATTTCAACTTTCTGCCCTCTCTGTTGTAATAGTAACTCAGAAGATTAGAACACTTCATCCAAGTCTAATGTTGTGGAACTGATAGAGACAAATGACCCAGCTTTTAATTGTTTcgattttattcattttgctcAAACTCTCTTTCACGGATCagtcatgaaaataaacagctaCACTTGGGAATGAAGAGAGCAGCCCACGCGCTCTACAAAAGACATGTTCTCTGTTGATCTAAAAGCTTCAGTGTTGCCTGTCTGTTGTAGCACCCGGTGTAAGAACACAGCAGACAAGGTGAATCATGCGGTCCTCGCTGTGGGTTATGGCATTGACGACAGCGGCACACCATATTGGATTGCGAAGAACTCTTGGGGCGCATTGTGGGGAAAGGACGGGTAAATATAGTCTATGTGTGTATTCCAGTGTGATTCACTTGGTTTCAAGGACCATGGAcacctttcttttttattccatCAGGTATTTTTTGATTGAGCGAGGAAAAAACATGTGTGGACTGGCTACATGCTCTTCCTACCCTCTACCTTCAGTCTGAGGAGCAACATGGCAGACAAGGGGAGGACTGATGAAACAACCTTAATTGAGTCTGTGTGATGGGAAGTT
Coding sequences within:
- the LOC108877025 gene encoding pro-cathepsin H, which encodes MALRVVWFISTVFSFVHLTPLISLEEEYQFKQWMSQHNKVYDAEQYYHRFQTFTENKRIIDRHNAGNHSFTMGLNQFSDMTFEEFRKSFLLTEPQNCSVTKGRHVCRNGPLPKFVDWRTKGNFVTPVKDQGRCGSCWTFSTTGCLESVNAIATGKLIPLSEQQLIDCSRHFNNYGCLGGLPSQAFEYIKYNKGLMTEEDYPYKGFDDTCHFEPALAAAFVLDVVNITSNDEKAMVDAVARLNPVTFSFDVTDEFMHYREGVYYSTRCKNTADKVNHAVLAVGYGIDDSGTPYWIAKNSWGALWGKDGYFLIERGKNMCGLATCSSYPLPSV